The following proteins come from a genomic window of Carassius gibelio isolate Cgi1373 ecotype wild population from Czech Republic chromosome B8, carGib1.2-hapl.c, whole genome shotgun sequence:
- the si:ch211-198n5.11 gene encoding methylcrotonoyl-coenzyme A carboxylase 2, translated as MYCCILRSFHIKRNKLIQLTRASCSQNPQSWDTSSKLFSRTTYRCTHSPVSGSLWQPLTHRTHQPAASSRCMSSTVHRRRLPSAFPVIDGELHPVHRHVYEANLRNSLICQQKYLEHKEKIMKGGGENAIARHTLRNRKVLVRDRLRMLLDDEDYLELSPFAGLGLPYGDIPSAGCLTGIGKINGLWCVFIANDATVKGGTAYPITVKKQLRAQVVAMQNRLPSVYLVDSGGAFLPLQSEIFPDSNHGGRTFFNEAVMSAMKIPQVAVVCGSCTAGGAYVPTMSEEAVIVHRIGTIFLGGPPLVKAATGEEVSPEDLGGARLHSEVSGCVDHFAAAENEAYECTRNIISTLNYELPEEDSTQAEEPLYNVDDLMGLAPHCYNHSMDVRLIVSRLTDGSRFQEFKARYGTPLLTGFARIEGHQIGIVANNGELTYEASLKGSHFVQLCDQRDIPLIFLQNTAPEPAHTFSQTKAESNTNRLKAQGSMMSAVACASVPKITVVTGGCHGGESYAMCGRAFDPNFLFLWPNARVSILAPGHSDTFVQTEEEITQINEILEEESSAFFSTGRLWDDGVILPQDTRKVLSKCLKIIKQQEYQMSREKMRTPLLRL; from the exons ATGTACTGTTGTATTTTAAG GTCTTTCCATATAAAAAGGAATAAACTCATTCAGCTCACCAGAGCATCATGCTCTCAAAATCCACAGTCATGGGACACATCATCCAAGCTTTTCAGCCGCACAACATACCGCTGCACACATTCACCTGTTTCAGGCAGTCTGTGGCAACCATTGACACATAGGACACACCAGCCAGCAGCATCGTCTCGCTGTATGAGCTCCACTGTGCACAGGAGACGCCTGCCAAGTGCCTTTCCAGTTATAGATGGAGAATTGCATCCAGTTCACAGACATGTGTATGAAGCCAATCTCAGGAACAGCCTAATCTGTCAGCAAAA ATACCTTGAGCACAAGGAAAAAATAATGAAGGGTGGTGGTGAAAATGCCATAGCGCGGCATACGCTGAGGAATCGAAAAGTCCTCGTACGAGACAGACTCCGCATGCTGCTGGACGACGAAGATTATTTAGAACTCTCTCCTTTTGCTGGACTTGGTCTGCCCTATGGAGACATCCCATCAGCTGGCTGTCTCACAG GAATCGGTAAAATTAATGGACTTTGGTGCGTGTTCATTGCTAATGACGCCACAGTGAAAGGAGGTACAGCATATCCCATCACAGTTAAAAAGCAGCTCAGGGCGCAGGTTGTGGCCATGCAGAATCGTTTGCCCTCTGTGTACTTGGTGGACAGTGGTGGCGCATTTCTGCCTCTTCAG TCAGAGATCTTTCCCGATAGCAACCATGGAGGTCGCACCTTTTTCAATGAAGCAGTTATGTCAGCAATGAAGATTCCTCAG GTGGCAGTAGTGTGTGGCTCATGCACAGCTGGAGGTGCTTATGTCCCCACTATGTCTGAGGAGGCGGTGATTGTCCACAGGATAGGAACAATATTTTTAGGGGGTCCACCGCTGGTGAAAGCTGCAACTGGAGAGGAGGTTTCCCCAGAGGATCTGGGAGGAGCCAGGCTGCACTCAGA AGTAAGTGGCTGTGTGGACCATTTTGCTGCAGCAGAGAATGAAGCATATGAGTGTACCAGAAACATCATCTCCACCCTAAATTATGAGCTCCCAGAAGAGGACAGCACTCAGGCTGAGGAGCCCCTGTACAATGTGGACGATCTCATGGGCCTTGCACCGCATTGCTACAATCACAGCATGGATGTCAGACTG ATTGTGAGTCGGCTGACTGATGGTAGTCGGTTTCAGGAGTTCAAGGCCCGTTACGGCACCCCCCTCCTGACAGGGTTTGCCAGAATTGAAGG tcATCAGATTGGAATCGTGGCAAATAACGGAGAGCTGACATATGAAGCTTCCCTGAAAGGCAGTCATTTTGTTCAGCTGTGTGACCAGAGGGACATTCCTCTCATCTTCCTGCAAAACACAGCACCAGAACCTGCACACACATTCTCTCAAACCAAG GCTGAGTCCAACACTAACAGACTGAAGGCTCAGGGTTCCATGATGTCTGCTGTGGCTTGTGCTTCTGTTCCTAAAATTACTGTGGTTACTGGAGGATGTCATGGAGGTGAAAGCTATGCTATG tgtggaAGGGCTTTTGACCCCAATTTCCTGTTCCTGTGGCCCAATGCGAGAGTGTCAATTTTGGCCCCAGGCCACTCGGATACATTTGTGCAGACTGAAGAGGAAATCACACAGATTAATGAGAT ATTGGAGGAAGAGAGTTCAGCATTCTTTTCCACCGGCAGACTGTGGGATGATGGTGTTATTCTACCTCAAGACACCAGAAAG GTTTTGAGCAAGTGTCTGAAAATCATTAAGCAACAAGAGTATCAAATGTCCAGAGAGAAAATGAGGACTCCTTTACTTCGACTGTAA
- the smim15 gene encoding small integral membrane protein 15: MIDIKAWAEYVVEWAAKDPYGFLTTVILALTPLFIASALLSWKLAKMIEAKDREQKKKQKRQENIAKAKRAKKD; the protein is encoded by the coding sequence ATGATTGACATCAAAGCATGGGCAGAATATGTGGTGGAGTGGGCAGCCAAAGACCCCTATGGCTTCCTCACCACTGTTATCCTGGCTTTGACCCCTCTGTTTATCGCCAGCGCCCTGTTATCATGGAAACTCGCCAAGATGATCGAGGCCAAGGACCGTGAGCAGAAGAAGAAACAAAAACGTCAAGAGAACATTGCCAAAGCTAAGAGGGCCAAGAAGGATTGA
- the LOC127964249 gene encoding retinal Mueller cells isomerohydrolase translates to MVSRLEHPAGGYKKIFELCEELAEPIPAHVSGKIPNWLTGSLLRVGPGLFEIGDEPFYHLFDGQALMHKFDLKDGHVTYYRRFMRTDAYVRAMTEKRIVITEFGTAAYPDPCKNIFSRFFTYFQGIEVTDNCLVNIYPIGEDYYACTETNYITKVDPDTLETIKKVDLCNYLSVNGVTAHPHTEPDGTVYNIGNCFGKNMSLAYNIVKIPPTQEDKSDPIEKSKVLVQFPSSERFKPSYVHSFGMTENYFVFVETPVKINLLKFLTSWSIRGTNYMDCFESNDKMGTWFHLATKNPGEYIDHKFRTSAFNLFHHINCYEDQGFIVVDLCTWKGHDFVYNYLYLANVRQNWEEVKKAAMRAPQPEVRRYVLPMDIHREEQGKNLVSLPYTTATAVMCSDGTVWLEPEVLFSGPRQAFEFPQINYKKYCGKNYTFAYGLGLNHFVPDRICKLNVKSKETWIWQEPDAYPSEPLFVQSPDAKDEDDGVLLSIVVKPGVTQRPAFLLILNATDLTEIARAEVDVMIPVTLHGMYKP, encoded by the exons ATGGTCAGCCG TCTTGAACACCCAGCCGGTGGCTATAAAAAAATCTTTGAGTTATGCGAAGAGTTAGCTGAGCCCATTCCTGCTCATGTCTCAG gCAAAATCCCTAATTGGCTCACTGGCAGTCTGCTCCGTGTGGGCCCTGGGCTCTTTGAGATTGGAGATGAACCTTTTTACCACCTTTTTGATGGGCAGGCTCTCATGCACAAGTTTGACCTGAAGGATGGACATGTCACTTATTACCGCAG GTTTATGAGAACTGATGCTTATGTGAGAGCCATGACAGAAAAAAGAATTGTGATCACAGAGTTTGGCACCGCTGCATATCCAGATCCAtgcaaaaacatattttccaG GTTTTTTACTTACTTTCAAGGCATTGAGGTGACAGACAATTGCCTTGTCAACATCTACCCCATTGGTGAGGACTACTATGCCTGCACGGAAACCAACTACATAACCAAAGTTGATCCTGATACCTTAGAAACGATAAAAAAG GTGGACCTTTGCAATTATCTCTCAGTCAATGGTGTGACAGCACATCCACATACTGAACCAGACGGTACTGTATATAACATTGGAAACTGCTTTGGGAAGAACATGTCACTGGCCTACAACATCGTCAAGATCCCTCCAACACAAGAAG ataAATCCGATCCAATTGAGAAGTCAAAGGTTTTGGTGCAGTTTCCAAGCAGTGAGCGATTCAAACCATCCTACGTCCATAG ctttggcATGACAGAGAACTACTTTGTGTTTGTTGAGACTCCAGTGAAGATCAATCTGCTGAAATTTCTGACTTCCTGGAGTATCAGAGGGACAAATTACATGGACTGCTTTGAGTCTAATGACAAAATGGGT ACATGGTTTCATCTCGCAACCAAGAATCCTGGAGAATACATTGACCACAAATTCAGAACATCTGCCTTTAATCTTTTCCATCACATTAACTGTTATGAGGACCAAGGCTTTATTGTTGTTGACCTTTGCACTTGGAAGGG GCATGATTTTGTGTATAATTATCTATATTTGGCAAACGTGAGGCAAAATTGGGAGGAAGTCAAAAAAGCAGCTATGAGAGCTCCACAGCCCGAGGTGCGGCGATACGTGCTTCCAATGGACATTCACAGG GAAGAGCAGGGGAAGAATTTGGTTTCGCTTCCATACACCACAGCCACTGCTGTCATGTGCAGTGATGGAACTGTTTGGCTTGAACCTGAGGTTCTTTTCTCTGGACCGCGTCAAG cttTTGAGTTTCCTCAGATCAACTACAAAAAATACTGTGGGAAAAATTACACCTTCGCTTATGGACTTGGACTAAACCACTTCGTTCCAGACCGG ATTTGCAAGTTGAATGTGAAAAGCAAAGAAACATGGATATGGCAGGAGCCAGATGCCTATCCATCCGAACCACTGTTTGTGCAAAGCCCTGATGCTAAAGATGAAGATGATG GTGTTCTTCTGAGTATTGTAGTGAAACCAGGAGTCACCCAGAGGCCAGCATTCCTCCTCATACTCAATGCCACTGACCTGACAGAAATAGCACGTGCAGAGGTTGATGTCATGATTCCTGTCACTCTCCATGGCATGTACAAACCTTAA
- the depdc1a gene encoding DEP domain-containing protein 1A isoform X2 has product MSSHIVTPGPYRATKLWNEVTKLFRAGMPLKKHRQHFRVYTNSFTASAAVDWLHELLKNNSNFGPEVTRQQTIQLLKKFLKNHVIEDVKGRWGMEDLEDSSHLYRFPSTSPLKPIPNRAPVLRKKSLSMMDRESFFKFRGSKKFDKEILENVDPEAQESPVGSSSDTERCRELTEDDIQVIWKNVTLTHLQKLVGSGSLEDVLDPAQVNPQFIIYNMTKVNKHGVVSLDDKTDDLPHWVLSAMKCLANWPKYDSNQPSYPGFERDVFKTVSDYFYSLSQPLLTYQYYELFVNILVMCGYSTAPKTQRGKRKSQEEPNCPQPSKTPYVSAANLFKSTECLLLSLIRKEAFDEADSPMREVFSSKAETKLESHRTQQPVCRGRRASDGDRLDGSYLEIPQAHKTEVPFGRLRSRSCSLEGIVDNHSKNRLLRSSESLQSCGSDQSSQTNSPVDPNLEFELQNSSVSINSGVQTSSNNTSSQLPSDLRRTNQRPSRARPRSIGLLRPSLERVAIEALQLCTLLLPPASRRKLQLLLRMISRMSQNVDMPRLHDVIGTRTLLVQTFSRCVLSCEEVDDLDELLATRLLSFLMDHHQEVLQVPVYLRNAVEDHISYLKSLTTFPGSGVAMPTYSFCRQISTQEFEEQKLSVSQSALADLLESLIKDKTMSVKEKKKKLKLFQKEYPDIYSRRFPTSESEAQLFADKPKIKPPMLLSIKKAKTFSIRN; this is encoded by the exons ATGAGTTCACACATCGTGACTCCAGGCCCATACAGGGCCACTAAACTG TGGAATGAAGTAACCAAGCTTTTCCGGGCCGGAATGCCTTTGAAGAAGCACCGGCAGCACTTCAGAGTTTACACAAACAGCTTCACCGCATCGGCTGCTGTGGACTGGTTACATGAACTCTTGaagaacaacagcaattttggacCTGAGGTCACCAGACAGCAGACAATCCAGCTGCTAAAAAAGTTCTTGAAGAACCATGTTATCGAGGATGTGAAGGGCAGATGGGGCATGGAAGACCTGGAGGACAGCAGCCACCTGTACAG gTTTCCATCAACCTCTCCACTGAAGCCCATTCCTAACCGTGCCCCTGTTTTGAGGAAAAAGAGCTTATCTATGATGGACAGGGAGAGTTTCTTCAAATTCAGGGGCTCTAAGAAATTCGACAAAGAAATATTg GAAAATGTGGATCCAGAAGCACAAGAATCTCCTGTGGGATCTTCAAGTGATACAGAGCGCTGCAGGGAACTCACAGAGGACGACATTCAAGTCATCTGGAAGAATGTCACACTTACACA TTTGCAGAAGTTGGTGGGATCAGGGTCTCTTGAAGATGTTTTGGATCCAGCACAAGTCAATCCCCAGttcattatttataatatgaCCAAAGTCAATAAACATGGAGTCGTTTCGTTGGACGATAAGACAG ATGATTTGCCACACTGGGTTTTGTCTGCCATGAAATGTCTTGCAAACT GGCCAAAATATGACTCAAACCAGCCATCTTACCCAGGCTTTGAGCGGGATGTGTTTAAAACGGTTTCAGACTATTTCTACAGCCTTTCTCAGCCTCTGCTCACTTACCAGTACTATGAACTCTTTGTCAACATCTTGG TTATGTGTGGCTACAGCACGGCTCCTAAAACTCAACGTGGGAAGCGTAAAAGCCAGGAGGAACCCAATTGCCCACAGCCATCCAAAACTCCATATGTGAGCGCTGCCAACCTGTTCAAATCGACCGAATGCCTCCTGCTGAGCTTAATAAGAAAGGAGGCCTTCGATGAAGCCGATTCGCCCATGAGGGAAGTTTTCAGTTCAAAAGCAGAGACCAAGTTAGAATCCCATAGAACACAGCAGCCCGTTTGTAGAGGTAGAAGGGCCAGCGATGGAGACCGGCTGGACGGTAGCTATCTAGAAATTCCTCAGGCTCACAAAACAGAAGTCCCATTTGGCAGGCTTCGGTCAAGAAGTTGCTCTTTGGAGGGAATCGTTGATAACCATTCAAAGAACAGACTTCTCAGATCATCTGAAAGCCTACAGTCCTGCGGCAGTGATCAATCCTCTCAAACAAATTCTCCAGTAGACCCAAACCTCGAATTTGAGCTTCAAAATTCCTCAGTGTCCATAAACTCTGGTGTTCAAACTTCCAGCAACAACACAAGCTCACAACTCCCTTCAGATCTTCGCAGAACCAACCAGAGACCCTCCAGGGCCCGGCCCAGAAGCATCG GTTTATTGCGGCCGTCACTGGAGCGGGTGGCCATCGAGGCCCTTCAGCTCTGCACATTACTCCTGCCGCCCGCCAGTCGCCGCAAACTTCAGCTGCTTCTGCGAATGATCTCGCGTATGAGCCAGAACGTCGACATGCCTCGGCTGCATGATGTCATTGGAACACGGACTCTG ttggTGCAGACGTTCTCTAGATGTGTCTTGAGTTGTGAGGAAGTGGATGATCTGGACGAGCTCTTGGCTACAAGGCTGTTATCGTTTCTCATGGATCACCATCAGGAGGTCCTGCAGGTGCCGGTGTACCTGCGCAATGCTGTTGAAGATCACATCAGTTACCTCAAATCACTG ACCACATTCCCAGGTTCTGGTGTTGCCATGCCGACCTACTCATTCTGCAGGCAGATCAGCACTCAGGAGTTTGAAGAGCAGAAACTCTCTGTGTCCCAGAGCGCTCTTGCTGACCTACTGGAGAGTCTCATAAAGGACAAGACCATGTCtgtgaaagagaagaaaaagaagctgaaactg TTTCAGAAGGAATATCCAGACATCTACTCGAGACGTTTCCCCACATCAGAGAGTGAAGCTCAGCTTTTTGCAGATAAACCAAAGATAAAGCCGCCAATGCTGTTAAGCATCAAGAAAGCCAAAACCTTCAGTATTCGAAACTGA
- the depdc1a gene encoding DEP domain-containing protein 1A isoform X1, translating to MSSHIVTPGPYRATKLWNEVTKLFRAGMPLKKHRQHFRVYTNSFTASAAVDWLHELLKNNSNFGPEVTRQQTIQLLKKFLKNHVIEDVKGRWGMEDLEDSSHLYRFPSTSPLKPIPNRAPVLRKKSLSMMDRESFFKFRGSKKFDKEILENVDPEAQESPVGSSSDTERCRELTEDDIQVIWKNVTLTHLQKLVGSGSLEDVLDPAQVNPQFIIYNMTKVNKHGVVSLDDKTDDLPHWVLSAMKCLANWPKYDSNQPSYPGFERDVFKTVSDYFYSLSQPLLTYQYYELFVNILVMCGYSTAPKTQRGKRKSQEEPNCPQPSKTPYVSAANLFKSTECLLLSLIRKEAFDEADSPMREVFSSKAETKLESHRTQQPVCRGRRASDGDRLDGSYLEIPQAHKTEVPFGRLRSRSCSLEGIVDNHSKNRLLRSSESLQSCGSDQSSQTNSPVDPNLEFELQNSSVSINSGVQTSSNNTSSQLPSDLRRTNQRPSRARPRSIGNLLDIEENREMSVSSFSIHAPVAEITMRPDSTASIGLRGPGLLSLHGSCMDIRAGPSFSRLCQSSLDLSKPAPTWSPLAHHPEQSLLRPSLERVAIEALQLCTLLLPPASRRKLQLLLRMISRMSQNVDMPRLHDVIGTRTLLVQTFSRCVLSCEEVDDLDELLATRLLSFLMDHHQEVLQVPVYLRNAVEDHISYLKSLTTFPGSGVAMPTYSFCRQISTQEFEEQKLSVSQSALADLLESLIKDKTMSVKEKKKKLKLFQKEYPDIYSRRFPTSESEAQLFADKPKIKPPMLLSIKKAKTFSIRN from the exons ATGAGTTCACACATCGTGACTCCAGGCCCATACAGGGCCACTAAACTG TGGAATGAAGTAACCAAGCTTTTCCGGGCCGGAATGCCTTTGAAGAAGCACCGGCAGCACTTCAGAGTTTACACAAACAGCTTCACCGCATCGGCTGCTGTGGACTGGTTACATGAACTCTTGaagaacaacagcaattttggacCTGAGGTCACCAGACAGCAGACAATCCAGCTGCTAAAAAAGTTCTTGAAGAACCATGTTATCGAGGATGTGAAGGGCAGATGGGGCATGGAAGACCTGGAGGACAGCAGCCACCTGTACAG gTTTCCATCAACCTCTCCACTGAAGCCCATTCCTAACCGTGCCCCTGTTTTGAGGAAAAAGAGCTTATCTATGATGGACAGGGAGAGTTTCTTCAAATTCAGGGGCTCTAAGAAATTCGACAAAGAAATATTg GAAAATGTGGATCCAGAAGCACAAGAATCTCCTGTGGGATCTTCAAGTGATACAGAGCGCTGCAGGGAACTCACAGAGGACGACATTCAAGTCATCTGGAAGAATGTCACACTTACACA TTTGCAGAAGTTGGTGGGATCAGGGTCTCTTGAAGATGTTTTGGATCCAGCACAAGTCAATCCCCAGttcattatttataatatgaCCAAAGTCAATAAACATGGAGTCGTTTCGTTGGACGATAAGACAG ATGATTTGCCACACTGGGTTTTGTCTGCCATGAAATGTCTTGCAAACT GGCCAAAATATGACTCAAACCAGCCATCTTACCCAGGCTTTGAGCGGGATGTGTTTAAAACGGTTTCAGACTATTTCTACAGCCTTTCTCAGCCTCTGCTCACTTACCAGTACTATGAACTCTTTGTCAACATCTTGG TTATGTGTGGCTACAGCACGGCTCCTAAAACTCAACGTGGGAAGCGTAAAAGCCAGGAGGAACCCAATTGCCCACAGCCATCCAAAACTCCATATGTGAGCGCTGCCAACCTGTTCAAATCGACCGAATGCCTCCTGCTGAGCTTAATAAGAAAGGAGGCCTTCGATGAAGCCGATTCGCCCATGAGGGAAGTTTTCAGTTCAAAAGCAGAGACCAAGTTAGAATCCCATAGAACACAGCAGCCCGTTTGTAGAGGTAGAAGGGCCAGCGATGGAGACCGGCTGGACGGTAGCTATCTAGAAATTCCTCAGGCTCACAAAACAGAAGTCCCATTTGGCAGGCTTCGGTCAAGAAGTTGCTCTTTGGAGGGAATCGTTGATAACCATTCAAAGAACAGACTTCTCAGATCATCTGAAAGCCTACAGTCCTGCGGCAGTGATCAATCCTCTCAAACAAATTCTCCAGTAGACCCAAACCTCGAATTTGAGCTTCAAAATTCCTCAGTGTCCATAAACTCTGGTGTTCAAACTTCCAGCAACAACACAAGCTCACAACTCCCTTCAGATCTTCGCAGAACCAACCAGAGACCCTCCAGGGCCCGGCCCAGAAGCATCGGTAACTTGCTTGACATAGAGGAAAATAGAGAAATGTCTGTTAGCAGCTTTAGCATCCACGCTCCTGTGGCTGAAATCACCATGAGGCCAGATTCCACAGCCAGCATTGGCCTTAGAGGTCCTGGTTTGCTCAGTTTGCATGGAAGTTGCATGGACATTAGGGCAGGTCCGAGCTTTAGCAGACTCTGTCAGAGCTCTCTGGACCTGAGCAAACCTGCACCCACTTGGTCCCCGTTAGCACACCACCCCGAGCAAA GTTTATTGCGGCCGTCACTGGAGCGGGTGGCCATCGAGGCCCTTCAGCTCTGCACATTACTCCTGCCGCCCGCCAGTCGCCGCAAACTTCAGCTGCTTCTGCGAATGATCTCGCGTATGAGCCAGAACGTCGACATGCCTCGGCTGCATGATGTCATTGGAACACGGACTCTG ttggTGCAGACGTTCTCTAGATGTGTCTTGAGTTGTGAGGAAGTGGATGATCTGGACGAGCTCTTGGCTACAAGGCTGTTATCGTTTCTCATGGATCACCATCAGGAGGTCCTGCAGGTGCCGGTGTACCTGCGCAATGCTGTTGAAGATCACATCAGTTACCTCAAATCACTG ACCACATTCCCAGGTTCTGGTGTTGCCATGCCGACCTACTCATTCTGCAGGCAGATCAGCACTCAGGAGTTTGAAGAGCAGAAACTCTCTGTGTCCCAGAGCGCTCTTGCTGACCTACTGGAGAGTCTCATAAAGGACAAGACCATGTCtgtgaaagagaagaaaaagaagctgaaactg TTTCAGAAGGAATATCCAGACATCTACTCGAGACGTTTCCCCACATCAGAGAGTGAAGCTCAGCTTTTTGCAGATAAACCAAAGATAAAGCCGCCAATGCTGTTAAGCATCAAGAAAGCCAAAACCTTCAGTATTCGAAACTGA
- the depdc1a gene encoding DEP domain-containing protein 1A isoform X3, translated as MSSHIVTPGPYRATKLWNEVTKLFRAGMPLKKHRQHFRVYTNSFTASAAVDWLHELLKNNSNFGPEVTRQQTIQLLKKFLKNHVIEDVKGRWGMEDLEDSSHLYRFPSTSPLKPIPNRAPVLRKKSLSMMDRESFFKFRGSKKFDKEILENVDPEAQESPVGSSSDTERCRELTEDDIQVIWKNVTLTHLQKLVGSGSLEDVLDPAQVNPQFIIYNMTKVNKHGVVSLDDKTDDLPHWVLSAMKCLANWPKYDSNQPSYPGFERDVFKTVSDYFYSLSQPLLTYQYYELFVNILGLLRPSLERVAIEALQLCTLLLPPASRRKLQLLLRMISRMSQNVDMPRLHDVIGTRTLLVQTFSRCVLSCEEVDDLDELLATRLLSFLMDHHQEVLQVPVYLRNAVEDHISYLKSLTTFPGSGVAMPTYSFCRQISTQEFEEQKLSVSQSALADLLESLIKDKTMSVKEKKKKLKLFQKEYPDIYSRRFPTSESEAQLFADKPKIKPPMLLSIKKAKTFSIRN; from the exons ATGAGTTCACACATCGTGACTCCAGGCCCATACAGGGCCACTAAACTG TGGAATGAAGTAACCAAGCTTTTCCGGGCCGGAATGCCTTTGAAGAAGCACCGGCAGCACTTCAGAGTTTACACAAACAGCTTCACCGCATCGGCTGCTGTGGACTGGTTACATGAACTCTTGaagaacaacagcaattttggacCTGAGGTCACCAGACAGCAGACAATCCAGCTGCTAAAAAAGTTCTTGAAGAACCATGTTATCGAGGATGTGAAGGGCAGATGGGGCATGGAAGACCTGGAGGACAGCAGCCACCTGTACAG gTTTCCATCAACCTCTCCACTGAAGCCCATTCCTAACCGTGCCCCTGTTTTGAGGAAAAAGAGCTTATCTATGATGGACAGGGAGAGTTTCTTCAAATTCAGGGGCTCTAAGAAATTCGACAAAGAAATATTg GAAAATGTGGATCCAGAAGCACAAGAATCTCCTGTGGGATCTTCAAGTGATACAGAGCGCTGCAGGGAACTCACAGAGGACGACATTCAAGTCATCTGGAAGAATGTCACACTTACACA TTTGCAGAAGTTGGTGGGATCAGGGTCTCTTGAAGATGTTTTGGATCCAGCACAAGTCAATCCCCAGttcattatttataatatgaCCAAAGTCAATAAACATGGAGTCGTTTCGTTGGACGATAAGACAG ATGATTTGCCACACTGGGTTTTGTCTGCCATGAAATGTCTTGCAAACT GGCCAAAATATGACTCAAACCAGCCATCTTACCCAGGCTTTGAGCGGGATGTGTTTAAAACGGTTTCAGACTATTTCTACAGCCTTTCTCAGCCTCTGCTCACTTACCAGTACTATGAACTCTTTGTCAACATCTTGG GTTTATTGCGGCCGTCACTGGAGCGGGTGGCCATCGAGGCCCTTCAGCTCTGCACATTACTCCTGCCGCCCGCCAGTCGCCGCAAACTTCAGCTGCTTCTGCGAATGATCTCGCGTATGAGCCAGAACGTCGACATGCCTCGGCTGCATGATGTCATTGGAACACGGACTCTG ttggTGCAGACGTTCTCTAGATGTGTCTTGAGTTGTGAGGAAGTGGATGATCTGGACGAGCTCTTGGCTACAAGGCTGTTATCGTTTCTCATGGATCACCATCAGGAGGTCCTGCAGGTGCCGGTGTACCTGCGCAATGCTGTTGAAGATCACATCAGTTACCTCAAATCACTG ACCACATTCCCAGGTTCTGGTGTTGCCATGCCGACCTACTCATTCTGCAGGCAGATCAGCACTCAGGAGTTTGAAGAGCAGAAACTCTCTGTGTCCCAGAGCGCTCTTGCTGACCTACTGGAGAGTCTCATAAAGGACAAGACCATGTCtgtgaaagagaagaaaaagaagctgaaactg TTTCAGAAGGAATATCCAGACATCTACTCGAGACGTTTCCCCACATCAGAGAGTGAAGCTCAGCTTTTTGCAGATAAACCAAAGATAAAGCCGCCAATGCTGTTAAGCATCAAGAAAGCCAAAACCTTCAGTATTCGAAACTGA